In Pengzhenrongella sicca, a single genomic region encodes these proteins:
- a CDS encoding SDR family NAD(P)-dependent oxidoreductase produces MIGASSGFGVEFARRFAARGDDLVLVARRSEPMAALAAELLASHGATAHVVPLDLTEPDAPARLLAAVAERDLAVHALVNSAGFGSFGPFAATDPDRIAREIALNVTAVTVLSRLFLPALLAAPAGVLLNVASTAAYLPGPNLAVYAATKAYVRSLTEAIWAETRGTGLTVLALSPGPTQTEFFAAAGSDGFKVGQILTVAEVVDVAFHALGRRNPPPSVVAGPLNKLTAVVAGLVPRRVSLAVARRLTAQ; encoded by the coding sequence GTGATCGGTGCGAGCTCCGGCTTCGGCGTCGAGTTCGCCCGGAGGTTCGCCGCGCGCGGGGACGACCTCGTGCTCGTCGCCCGCCGCAGCGAGCCGATGGCCGCCCTGGCCGCGGAGCTGCTCGCCAGCCACGGCGCGACCGCCCACGTCGTGCCGCTCGACCTGACCGAGCCCGACGCCCCGGCCCGGCTGCTGGCCGCCGTCGCCGAGCGCGACCTCGCCGTGCACGCGCTCGTCAACAGCGCGGGCTTCGGCAGCTTCGGGCCGTTCGCGGCGACCGACCCCGACCGCATCGCGCGCGAGATCGCGCTCAACGTCACCGCCGTCACGGTCCTGTCGCGGCTCTTCCTGCCCGCACTCCTGGCGGCGCCGGCCGGCGTGCTCCTCAACGTCGCCAGCACGGCCGCGTACCTGCCCGGCCCGAACCTGGCCGTGTACGCGGCGACCAAGGCGTACGTGCGCTCCCTGACCGAGGCGATCTGGGCCGAGACGCGCGGCACCGGCCTCACGGTGCTCGCGCTATCCCCCGGGCCGACCCAGACCGAGTTCTTCGCGGCCGCGGGCTCGGACGGGTTCAAGGTCGGCCAGATCCTCACCGTCGCCGAGGTGGTCGACGTCGCATTCCACGCGCTCGGCCGTCGCAACCCGCCGCCCTCGGTCGTCGCGGGCCCGCTCAACAAGCTGACCGCCGTCGTCGCCGGCCTCGTGCCCCGGCGCGTCTCGCTCGCCGTCGCGCGCCGACTGACGGCGCAGTGA
- a CDS encoding CDGSH iron-sulfur domain-containing protein: protein MSGVTGRPVTIVACPDGPLLVRGDALLVDAAGVPIPRRRATVALCRCGASAIAPFCDGSHKFTGFTTGASAGASATGAPAAREAAAPSC from the coding sequence GTGAGTGGCGTCACCGGCCGGCCCGTGACGATCGTGGCGTGCCCGGACGGGCCGCTGCTGGTCCGCGGCGACGCCCTCCTCGTCGATGCGGCCGGGGTGCCGATCCCGCGCCGCCGCGCGACCGTCGCGCTCTGCCGGTGCGGTGCGTCGGCGATCGCGCCCTTCTGCGACGGCAGCCACAAGTTCACCGGCTTCACCACTGGGGCGAGCGCGGGGGCTTCGGCCACCGGGGCGCCAGCGGCCCGCGAGGCCGCGGCGCCGTCGTGCTGA
- a CDS encoding RNA polymerase sigma factor yields the protein MSTTTTLSTSNSRSASTPASAADATSAADATSAADPATATVPATATVPVTATDATTAADSAAPAEAVSIGDGSYFLTSSEDDAPAAVIFTAGATSDPVKDYLKVIGRVRLLTAAEEVEIAQRIEAGLFADQILTGALEYAGPTRRELQVISADGQRASTHLLEANLRLVVSIAKKYTGRGMLFLDLIQEGNLGLIRAVEKFDYSKGFKFSTYATWWIRQAITRGMADQARTIRIPVHMVEVINKLARAQRQLFQSLGRDPLPEELAAELDLTPEKVIEVQKYGREPISLQTPLGEEGDSQFGDLIEDSEAVVAIDAVNFGLLRDQLGQVLDTLSEREAGVVSMRFGLADGQPKTLDEIGRVYGVTRERIRQIESKTMSKLRHPSRSQVLRDYLD from the coding sequence ATGAGCACGACCACGACGCTTTCAACCTCGAACTCACGCTCCGCCTCGACCCCCGCCTCGGCAGCAGACGCGACCTCCGCAGCAGACGCGACCTCCGCGGCCGACCCGGCCACCGCGACGGTCCCGGCCACCGCGACGGTCCCGGTTACCGCGACCGACGCAACCACGGCAGCAGACTCCGCCGCACCCGCCGAGGCCGTCTCGATCGGTGACGGCAGCTACTTCCTCACCTCGAGCGAGGACGACGCCCCCGCCGCCGTGATCTTCACCGCCGGCGCGACGAGCGACCCGGTCAAGGACTACCTCAAGGTCATCGGCCGGGTTCGGCTGCTGACCGCCGCGGAGGAGGTCGAGATCGCGCAGCGGATCGAGGCTGGGCTCTTCGCCGACCAGATCCTCACGGGCGCCCTGGAGTACGCCGGGCCGACCCGGCGCGAGCTGCAGGTCATCTCGGCCGACGGGCAGCGGGCGTCGACGCACCTGCTCGAGGCGAACCTGCGCCTCGTCGTGTCGATCGCCAAGAAGTACACCGGCCGCGGGATGCTCTTCCTCGACCTCATCCAGGAGGGCAACCTCGGCTTGATCCGGGCCGTCGAGAAGTTCGACTACTCCAAGGGCTTCAAGTTCTCCACGTACGCCACCTGGTGGATCCGGCAGGCGATCACGCGGGGCATGGCCGACCAGGCCCGCACCATCCGCATCCCGGTGCACATGGTCGAGGTCATCAACAAGCTGGCCCGCGCCCAGCGCCAGCTCTTCCAGTCCCTGGGCCGCGACCCCTTGCCCGAGGAGCTCGCCGCCGAGCTCGACCTGACCCCCGAGAAGGTCATCGAGGTCCAGAAGTACGGCCGCGAGCCCATCTCGCTGCAGACTCCCCTCGGCGAGGAGGGCGACAGCCAGTTCGGCGACCTCATCGAGGACTCCGAGGCCGTCGTCGCGATCGACGCGGTCAACTTCGGCCTCCTGCGCGACCAGCTCGGCCAGGTGCTCGACACCCTGTCCGAGCGCGAGGCGGGCGTGGTCTCGATGCGGTTCGGGCTGGCCGACGGCCAGCCGAAGACGCTCGACGAGATCGGCCGGGTCTACGGCGTGACGCGCGAGCGGATTCGGCAGATCGAGTCCAAGACGATGTCGAAGCTGCGCCATCCGAGCCGGTCGCAGGTCTTGCGCGACTACCTCGACTGA
- a CDS encoding aminotransferase class III-fold pyridoxal phosphate-dependent enzyme, whose translation MSSPLTVPATTFATPTITTPYTYAKSRAAFDRAFAVIPSGIYGHQGPSEGCYIPQTSFPLFSARAEGSRFWDLDDNEYIDYMCGYGPNVLGYRDADVEAAAAVQRAKEDVVTIPSAIMVDFAELLVDTVASADWAFFAKNGGDTTTLAVLTARAATRRKKIVFFDGFYHGVAPWTQKLDYPGVLEEDVAHNLYAPWNDLAALERMFAEHRGEIAGLIAQPYMHGNFVDNELPAAGFWQGVRRLCDDHGVVLIVDDVRAGFRLDLAGSDHYFGFKADLICFCKALANGYNVSALCGRESLKEVVSSLSYTGSYWMSAVPFAAGIATITKLRELDGPALFDRLGTELTTGLVAAAADQGLHLVTSGAPALFYLRLADDDSLMLHQEWVAECVQRGVFLTSHHNHFLNASLTRADIARTLEVAHESFGIVRARHPELG comes from the coding sequence ATGAGCAGCCCCCTGACCGTCCCCGCCACCACGTTCGCCACTCCCACGATCACGACGCCGTACACCTACGCGAAGAGCCGGGCGGCGTTCGACCGCGCGTTCGCGGTCATCCCGTCGGGCATCTACGGCCACCAGGGCCCCTCCGAGGGCTGCTACATCCCGCAGACGTCCTTCCCGCTGTTCTCGGCGCGCGCCGAGGGCTCCCGCTTCTGGGACCTCGACGACAACGAGTACATCGACTACATGTGCGGGTACGGGCCCAACGTGCTCGGCTACCGGGATGCCGACGTCGAGGCCGCCGCCGCCGTGCAGCGCGCCAAGGAGGACGTGGTGACGATCCCGTCGGCGATCATGGTCGACTTCGCCGAGCTGCTCGTCGACACCGTCGCGAGCGCGGACTGGGCGTTCTTCGCCAAGAACGGGGGCGACACGACGACGCTCGCGGTGCTCACCGCGCGCGCGGCGACCCGGCGCAAGAAGATCGTGTTCTTCGACGGCTTCTATCACGGGGTCGCGCCGTGGACGCAGAAGCTCGACTACCCCGGCGTGCTCGAGGAGGACGTCGCCCACAACCTCTACGCGCCGTGGAACGACCTCGCTGCGCTCGAGCGGATGTTCGCCGAGCACCGCGGCGAGATCGCCGGGCTCATCGCGCAGCCGTACATGCACGGCAACTTCGTCGACAACGAGCTTCCCGCCGCCGGCTTCTGGCAGGGCGTGCGCAGGCTCTGCGACGACCACGGCGTCGTGCTGATCGTCGACGACGTCCGCGCCGGGTTCCGGCTCGACCTCGCCGGCTCGGACCACTACTTCGGCTTCAAGGCCGACCTGATCTGCTTCTGCAAGGCGCTCGCCAACGGCTACAACGTGTCGGCCCTGTGCGGGCGCGAGTCCCTCAAGGAGGTCGTGTCGAGCCTGTCCTACACCGGCTCGTACTGGATGAGCGCTGTGCCGTTCGCGGCCGGGATCGCGACGATCACGAAGCTGCGCGAGCTCGACGGCCCGGCGCTGTTCGACCGGCTCGGCACGGAGCTCACGACCGGGCTCGTCGCGGCGGCGGCCGACCAGGGCCTGCACCTGGTGACCTCGGGCGCGCCGGCGCTGTTCTACCTGCGCCTCGCGGACGACGACTCGCTCATGCTGCACCAGGAGTGGGTCGCCGAGTGCGTGCAGCGCGGGGTGTTCCTCACGTCGCACCACAACCACTTCCTCAACGCGTCCCTGACGCGCGCCGACATCGCCCGCACGCTCGAGGTCGCGCACGAGTCCTTCGGGATCGTGCGCGCCCGCCACCCCGAGCTCGGCTGA
- a CDS encoding NAD(P)-dependent oxidoreductase, which translates to MARIVVLGGTGYTGSHLVRAAAARGHEVTSYSRTAPAAPVAGVRYETGSMTDEAERERAVAGADVVVAALAPRGALEHGLPGIYARLGELAADAGARFGVVGGFSSLRPADGAPRIAYGDDMPAEYAAEGLTMATVVDELISSAPASLDWFFVSPAATYGAHVPGEATGAYRTGTDTVLVDADGESAVSGADFAVAILDEIDRPAHHRAQFAVAY; encoded by the coding sequence ATGGCTCGGATCGTTGTTCTCGGTGGCACCGGCTACACCGGATCACACCTCGTGCGTGCGGCCGCGGCGCGCGGCCACGAGGTCACGTCGTACAGCCGGACGGCGCCCGCGGCGCCAGTCGCCGGCGTTCGCTACGAGACCGGGTCGATGACCGACGAGGCCGAGCGCGAGCGCGCCGTCGCCGGTGCAGACGTGGTCGTCGCGGCCCTCGCGCCGCGCGGCGCGCTGGAGCACGGCCTGCCCGGCATCTACGCCCGGCTCGGGGAGCTCGCGGCCGACGCCGGGGCGAGGTTCGGCGTCGTCGGCGGCTTCAGCTCGCTCCGGCCGGCCGACGGCGCGCCGCGCATCGCGTACGGCGACGACATGCCGGCGGAGTACGCCGCCGAGGGGCTGACGATGGCGACCGTGGTCGACGAGCTGATCAGCTCGGCGCCGGCGAGCCTCGACTGGTTCTTCGTCAGCCCGGCCGCGACCTACGGCGCGCACGTGCCCGGTGAGGCGACCGGCGCGTATCGCACCGGAACCGACACGGTGCTCGTCGACGCCGACGGCGAGTCCGCGGTGTCCGGCGCGGACTTCGCCGTCGCGATCCTCGACGAGATCGACCGGCCCGCGCACCACCGCGCGCAGTTCGCCGTCGCCTACTGA
- a CDS encoding glycosyltransferase family A protein, which translates to MRPAPLPADLPAPLSVSVVIPVKDDAVLLDRALSFLARQDVLALEIVVVDNGSRDNSAEVARRHGARVVVEPRPGIAAAASTGYDAALGAIILRCDADTLAPPDWLGRVRAQFAADDDLDALTGGGTFYDVATWRAAVVGRLYLRSYYVAAHAALAHPTLWGSNMAIRATSWHGVSDTVHRGDAHLHDDFDLAFTLGPTSRIRYDPTLTVEVSGRSLQGGPAGRVRWARAFHTLAVNWAVMSPSRRWATRLALTRPPAAADGRRPRRRIAARERELQAR; encoded by the coding sequence GTGCGTCCTGCCCCCCTGCCCGCCGACCTCCCGGCACCGCTGTCCGTCTCGGTCGTGATTCCCGTCAAGGACGATGCGGTGCTCCTCGACCGGGCGCTGAGCTTCCTCGCTCGACAGGACGTGCTCGCCCTCGAGATCGTCGTCGTGGACAACGGCAGCCGGGACAACAGCGCGGAGGTGGCCCGCAGGCACGGCGCACGCGTGGTCGTCGAGCCGCGGCCGGGGATCGCCGCCGCGGCGTCGACCGGGTACGACGCCGCGCTCGGCGCCATCATCCTGCGGTGCGACGCCGACACGCTCGCCCCGCCGGACTGGCTCGGCCGGGTCCGGGCGCAGTTCGCCGCCGACGACGACCTCGACGCGCTGACGGGAGGCGGCACCTTCTACGACGTCGCGACGTGGCGGGCCGCCGTCGTCGGCCGCCTCTATCTGCGCTCGTACTACGTCGCGGCGCACGCGGCACTCGCCCACCCGACGCTCTGGGGCTCGAACATGGCGATCCGGGCGACCTCGTGGCACGGCGTCTCCGACACCGTGCACCGCGGGGACGCGCACCTGCACGACGACTTCGACCTCGCGTTCACGCTCGGGCCGACGTCGAGGATCCGCTACGACCCGACGCTCACGGTCGAGGTGTCCGGCCGCTCCTTGCAGGGCGGTCCCGCAGGGCGGGTCCGGTGGGCCCGGGCGTTCCACACGCTCGCCGTCAACTGGGCGGTGATGTCTCCCTCGCGGCGGTGGGCGACCCGCCTGGCGCTCACCCGACCGCCCGCCGCCGCTGACGGCCGGCGCCCGAGGCGACGGATCGCCGCCCGCGAGCGTGAGCTCCAGGCCCGCTGA
- a CDS encoding winged helix-turn-helix transcriptional regulator, protein MATTRSSDAAGMTDPTHSSQTDPMHSLEPELNPYLQGCPTRRILDLIGDRWTVLIVGALADETRRFSELLRSVDGISQKMLTQTLRAMERDGLLTRTAYLQVPVRVDYRLTEAGQSLRAPLKVLEDWSIEHFADIRRSRTEYDSLGA, encoded by the coding sequence ATGGCCACGACGAGATCGTCGGACGCGGCGGGGATGACCGACCCGACGCACTCATCGCAGACCGACCCGATGCACTCGCTGGAGCCCGAGCTCAATCCCTACCTGCAGGGCTGCCCAACGCGCCGGATCCTCGACCTCATCGGCGATCGGTGGACCGTCCTCATCGTCGGCGCGCTCGCCGACGAGACCCGCCGGTTCTCGGAGCTGCTGCGCAGCGTCGACGGGATCTCGCAGAAGATGCTGACCCAGACCCTGCGCGCGATGGAGCGCGACGGGCTGCTGACCCGGACCGCCTATCTGCAGGTCCCTGTCCGCGTCGACTACCGGCTGACCGAGGCGGGCCAGTCGCTGCGCGCGCCGCTGAAGGTGCTCGAGGACTGGTCCATCGAGCACTTCGCCGACATCCGCAGGTCCCGAACCGAGTACGACTCGCTCGGCGCCTGA
- a CDS encoding iron-containing redox enzyme family protein encodes MLRPLPRGPVSAAVLSLMTAPPRAGFPAARDLRDLVDLVEEAVRATVDLLTNDDLQLTLFCLYELHYRGFEDVDDDWEWSPEVLALRGHLEVAFEAALRRQARPTEPVAPDASAVAAALFALTGADGGPGLARYVAKKATAIQLDELLIHRSIYQLKEADPHTWAIPRLAGRPKAALVEIQADEYGGGDPERMHAALFAQTMRGVGLDDAYGHYIERLPAITLASLNAMSLFGLHRRLRGAVAGHLAAFEMTSSHPNRLYGNGLRRLGHDAGTTAYFDEHVEADAVHEQIAGRDLAGALAEDEPDLLEDIFFGAATCLALDDAVARHLMTAWTAGESSLRPLPEHRVERAGELAGAR; translated from the coding sequence ATGCTTCGACCCCTTCCCCGCGGACCCGTCAGCGCCGCCGTTCTCTCGCTCATGACCGCGCCCCCGCGCGCGGGGTTCCCCGCCGCGCGGGACCTCCGGGACCTGGTCGACCTCGTCGAGGAGGCGGTCCGGGCGACCGTGGACCTGCTGACCAACGACGACCTCCAGCTCACCCTGTTCTGCCTGTACGAGCTGCACTATCGCGGGTTCGAGGACGTCGACGACGACTGGGAGTGGTCGCCCGAGGTGCTCGCGCTGCGCGGGCACCTCGAGGTCGCGTTCGAGGCGGCCCTACGCCGGCAGGCGCGCCCGACCGAGCCCGTGGCGCCGGACGCGAGCGCCGTCGCCGCCGCGCTCTTCGCCCTGACGGGGGCCGACGGCGGCCCTGGCCTCGCGCGGTACGTCGCCAAGAAGGCGACGGCGATCCAGCTCGACGAGCTGTTGATCCACCGGTCGATCTATCAGCTCAAGGAGGCGGACCCGCACACGTGGGCGATCCCGCGTCTCGCCGGCCGGCCGAAGGCCGCGCTGGTGGAGATCCAGGCCGACGAGTACGGCGGCGGCGACCCCGAGCGCATGCACGCGGCGCTGTTCGCGCAGACCATGCGCGGCGTCGGGCTGGACGACGCGTACGGCCACTACATCGAGCGGCTGCCCGCGATCACGCTGGCCTCGCTCAACGCGATGTCGCTGTTCGGGCTGCACCGGCGGCTGCGCGGCGCCGTCGCCGGTCACCTCGCCGCGTTCGAGATGACGTCCTCGCACCCGAACCGGCTCTACGGCAACGGCCTCCGTCGCCTGGGGCACGACGCGGGCACGACCGCGTACTTCGACGAGCACGTCGAGGCCGACGCCGTGCACGAGCAGATCGCGGGCCGTGACCTCGCGGGCGCGCTGGCCGAGGACGAGCCGGACCTGCTCGAGGACATCTTCTTCGGCGCCGCGACGTGCCTCGCGCTCGACGACGCCGTCGCCCGGCACCTGATGACCGCGTGGACGGCGGGCGAGTCCTCGCTGCGGCCCCTGCCGGAGCACCGGGTCGAGCGCGCCGGCGAGCTGGCGGGCGCCCGGTGA
- a CDS encoding MFS transporter — MATNDPPATARLAIGATYAAQGFGYATVVTALPALKDRQGIDDTAVSLIVLLVCVAAAAGSVVAEQLATRRGSRTAVGLGLATQAVAVALVATGTAPVAFLAGFAAYGLGLGMVDAASGIQGVLAQRALGRPVMSSFFALYTAAAIVAALAMSALAARPGTANWALLVAGAVLAGASWFGRRRLVPHQPGVVEVSGKAEVSGRAEVSGRAAVAPARAALPLRGIWLFGGVVLVAFVADSAVSTWSSIYLDDSLRASAAVVPLGYAAYQAAILVTRIVADRWVHRSGRARVAAIAAAVGALGFVPVALLPTPLAAIGGFALVGVGVGALVPLAFSAAGELAPDRVDEVVARVNLFNYAGAVLGAVVVGLISNGPGLAIAFLLPLVLLAPVAGVARRFAPKPAPATSPVATDAAG, encoded by the coding sequence GTGGCGACCAACGACCCGCCGGCGACGGCGCGGCTCGCGATCGGCGCGACGTACGCCGCGCAGGGCTTCGGGTACGCGACGGTCGTGACGGCCCTGCCCGCCCTCAAGGACCGGCAGGGGATCGACGACACGGCGGTCTCGCTCATCGTCCTGCTGGTCTGCGTGGCCGCCGCCGCGGGGTCGGTCGTCGCGGAGCAGCTCGCCACGCGGCGTGGCAGCCGGACGGCGGTCGGGCTCGGGCTCGCGACGCAGGCGGTCGCCGTCGCATTGGTGGCGACCGGCACCGCGCCCGTCGCGTTCCTCGCCGGCTTCGCGGCGTACGGCCTGGGCCTGGGGATGGTCGACGCCGCGTCGGGCATCCAGGGTGTGCTCGCCCAGCGGGCCCTCGGCCGCCCGGTGATGAGCTCGTTCTTTGCCCTGTACACCGCGGCCGCGATCGTCGCGGCGCTGGCCATGTCGGCGCTCGCCGCCCGCCCCGGGACGGCCAACTGGGCGCTCCTGGTCGCCGGTGCCGTGCTCGCCGGCGCGAGCTGGTTCGGCCGCCGACGGCTCGTGCCGCACCAGCCCGGCGTCGTCGAGGTGTCCGGCAAGGCCGAGGTGTCCGGCAGGGCCGAGGTGTCCGGCAGGGCCGCCGTCGCGCCGGCGCGCGCGGCGCTCCCGCTGCGGGGCATCTGGCTGTTCGGGGGCGTCGTGCTCGTCGCTTTCGTCGCCGACTCGGCCGTGAGCACGTGGAGCTCGATCTACCTGGACGACTCGCTCCGGGCGTCGGCGGCGGTCGTCCCGCTCGGGTACGCCGCTTACCAGGCGGCGATCCTGGTGACCCGCATCGTCGCCGACCGGTGGGTGCACCGCTCGGGACGGGCCCGCGTGGCCGCCATCGCCGCCGCCGTCGGCGCGCTCGGCTTCGTGCCGGTCGCGCTCCTGCCCACGCCGCTCGCCGCGATCGGGGGCTTCGCGCTGGTCGGCGTGGGCGTCGGCGCGCTCGTCCCGCTCGCCTTCTCCGCCGCGGGTGAGCTCGCGCCCGACCGGGTGGACGAGGTCGTGGCCCGGGTGAACCTGTTCAACTACGCCGGGGCCGTGCTGGGCGCCGTCGTCGTCGGGCTCATCTCGAACGGCCCCGGGCTCGCGATCGCGTTCCTGCTGCCGCTCGTGCTGCTCGCGCCGGTGGCCGGCGTCGCGCGGCGGTTCGCGCCGAAGCCGGCGCCGGCGACGTCGCCCGTCGCCACCGACGCCGCCGGGTGA
- a CDS encoding HNH endonuclease signature motif containing protein, with product MAVAVRLSAAMASLVGLSLTGVVAAVLRAEAARQSAAWLTVAAEAAQVELTQALEVARAATLAALAHQFEFAQTLDEHAPNAALVGVLEGIDLAAAHDAVLIEAAAGWERITSLAAARQAEVLAELARRREAARLGEFTGDEVAARMALTRSVAEAKIELGLALAEAPAVHAALVAGVIDHRKATALVSGVAHLDTAAAATVLDAVLDAAPSLTVPALKAKMRRVELTVNPKAVAERAARDIADRNVRITPAAGAMAWLTAFLPADAAMTVFTAIDALAASADPADPRGVDARRADALTDVCAHVLTHGVTPDGTPITTEQGRRPHLQVVAAATTLLGLDEVPGELAGYGPIPADMVRAIAADATWRRIFTDPATGHLTGIGPRGYRPGADLTATVLARDLTCTFPGCRMPAWKCDLDHRVAFDHDEPGDSQTTEENVHSLCRHHHRLKTYGGWTVIRDAATGDTFWFTPTNHRYRRPNTAFTDDPRLPPDPPDSIDGAPVASPRHEPDAGEPPF from the coding sequence ATGGCGGTGGCGGTGCGGTTGTCCGCCGCGATGGCCAGCCTGGTGGGGCTGTCGCTGACGGGGGTCGTCGCGGCTGTGCTGCGGGCCGAGGCCGCGCGGCAGTCTGCGGCGTGGTTGACGGTCGCCGCCGAGGCGGCGCAGGTCGAGCTGACGCAGGCCTTGGAGGTCGCGAGGGCAGCGACGCTGGCCGCGCTGGCGCACCAGTTCGAGTTCGCGCAGACGCTCGATGAGCACGCTCCGAACGCGGCGCTGGTCGGCGTTCTCGAGGGCATCGACCTGGCCGCCGCGCACGACGCGGTGCTCATAGAGGCAGCCGCCGGCTGGGAGCGGATCACGTCGCTCGCCGCGGCCCGGCAGGCGGAGGTTCTCGCCGAGCTGGCGCGACGTCGGGAGGCGGCTCGGCTGGGGGAGTTCACCGGGGACGAGGTCGCGGCGCGGATGGCCCTGACCCGTTCGGTCGCCGAGGCGAAGATCGAGCTCGGCCTCGCCTTAGCCGAGGCCCCCGCGGTGCACGCGGCGCTCGTCGCGGGCGTGATCGACCACCGCAAGGCCACGGCGCTGGTGAGCGGCGTCGCGCACCTGGACACCGCCGCCGCGGCGACCGTCCTGGACGCGGTCCTGGATGCCGCGCCGAGCCTGACGGTGCCGGCGTTGAAGGCGAAGATGCGCCGGGTCGAGCTGACGGTGAACCCGAAGGCCGTCGCCGAGCGGGCCGCGCGGGACATCGCGGACCGGAACGTGCGCATCACGCCCGCGGCCGGGGCGATGGCGTGGCTGACCGCGTTCTTGCCCGCGGACGCCGCGATGACGGTGTTCACCGCGATCGACGCGCTCGCCGCGTCCGCGGACCCGGCCGACCCCCGGGGAGTCGACGCCCGTCGCGCCGACGCACTGACCGACGTGTGCGCGCACGTCCTCACCCATGGGGTCACACCCGACGGCACCCCGATCACGACGGAGCAGGGCCGGCGCCCGCACCTGCAGGTCGTCGCGGCCGCGACCACCCTGCTCGGTCTGGACGAGGTGCCGGGGGAGCTGGCCGGGTACGGCCCGATCCCCGCCGACATGGTCCGAGCGATCGCGGCCGACGCGACCTGGCGGCGGATCTTCACCGATCCGGCGACTGGGCACCTGACCGGGATCGGGCCGAGGGGCTACCGCCCGGGCGCGGATCTGACCGCGACGGTGCTGGCCCGCGACCTGACCTGCACCTTCCCCGGCTGCCGGATGCCCGCCTGGAAGTGCGACCTGGACCACCGGGTCGCCTTCGACCACGACGAGCCCGGCGACTCCCAGACGACAGAAGAGAACGTGCACTCCCTGTGCCGCCACCACCACCGGCTCAAGACGTACGGCGGCTGGACCGTGATCCGCGACGCGGCCACCGGCGACACGTTCTGGTTCACGCCGACGAACCATCGGTACAGGCGACCGAACACGGCCTTCACCGATGATCCGCGGTTGCCGCCCGATCCGCCCGATTCGATCGACGGCGCCCCGGTGGCGAGTCCCCGTCACGAACCGGACGCAGGCGAGCCGCCCTTCTAG
- a CDS encoding TetR/AcrR family transcriptional regulator produces MTRIPVADRRRALVDAAIRVVTRDGVGGVTTRAVVAEAGMSLASLHYAFASREDLLEAVIADVTAQEHRAATEGLLPLDSPAGPAPAIVDVIRAGLDRFLDLLIEDPRRERALLELSLHALHAPGHEATLGAQYATYRAAAEASLATAAQVSGYRWRVPLPTAARLLVTLTDGLTLGWLADRDTAAARATVVFAAKALAALAGPADPTDPPSPFDSPAPSDTNSAPTPNPNRQDAAPC; encoded by the coding sequence GTGACCCGCATCCCCGTCGCCGACCGTCGCCGCGCCCTGGTCGACGCCGCCATCCGCGTCGTCACGCGCGACGGCGTCGGCGGGGTGACGACGCGCGCCGTCGTCGCCGAGGCGGGGATGTCGCTCGCGAGCCTGCACTACGCGTTCGCCTCGCGGGAGGACCTGCTCGAGGCCGTCATCGCCGACGTCACCGCGCAGGAGCACCGCGCCGCCACTGAGGGCCTCCTCCCGCTCGACTCCCCCGCCGGCCCGGCGCCCGCGATCGTCGACGTCATCCGCGCGGGGCTCGACCGGTTTCTCGACCTCCTCATCGAGGACCCGCGGCGAGAGCGCGCGCTGCTCGAGCTGAGCCTGCACGCGCTGCACGCGCCCGGCCACGAGGCCACGCTCGGGGCGCAGTACGCGACCTACCGCGCGGCCGCGGAGGCGTCGCTCGCGACCGCCGCCCAGGTCAGCGGCTACCGGTGGAGGGTGCCGCTGCCGACGGCGGCCCGGCTGCTCGTGACCCTCACCGACGGGCTCACGCTCGGCTGGCTCGCGGACCGGGACACGGCGGCGGCGCGGGCGACGGTCGTGTTCGCGGCGAAGGCGCTCGCCGCGCTCGCCGGCCCCGCCGACCCCACCGACCCTCCCAGCCCCTTCGACTCCCCCGCCCCCTCCGACACCAACTCCGCCCCCACCCCCAACCCCAACAGGCAGGACGCCGCACCATGCTGA
- a CDS encoding SRPBCC family protein translates to MLTVTRDLDCAPDAVLEVLADGWTYATWVVGASRLRGVDRSWPAPGSRIAHSVGCWPAVLDDVTTVRRWDPSAGIELQARAWPAGEARVRIDVAARAGGGARVRISEDAVRGPGTLVPRPLRAALLAPRNTETLRRLAMLAERRPTPGGDRS, encoded by the coding sequence GTGCTGACCGTCACGCGCGACCTGGACTGCGCGCCGGACGCGGTGCTGGAGGTCCTGGCGGACGGCTGGACCTACGCGACGTGGGTCGTGGGCGCCTCCCGCCTGCGCGGCGTGGACCGGAGCTGGCCGGCTCCCGGGTCGCGGATCGCGCACTCCGTCGGCTGCTGGCCCGCGGTGCTCGACGACGTGACGACCGTGCGCCGGTGGGACCCCTCCGCCGGGATCGAGCTCCAGGCGCGTGCGTGGCCCGCCGGGGAGGCCCGAGTGCGGATCGACGTCGCGGCGCGAGCGGGTGGCGGCGCTCGGGTGCGGATCTCGGAGGACGCCGTGCGCGGTCCGGGCACCCTCGTGCCGAGGCCGCTGCGCGCCGCGCTGCTCGCGCCCCGCAACACCGAGACGCTGCGGCGCCTGGCGATGCTCGCCGAGCGTCGGCCGACGCCGGGTGGTGACCGCTCGTAG